GTTGATGGGGCAAGCATGAACGGCTTTCTAAATTCTTTAGGTGTCTCAACTAATACGATCAATGATCTTATTATTGAAAAAATTGATAATCTCAGTTTTACCAGTGAAATTGAAAATGGTCAATTTACTATTAAAGCAACAACCAATACTGATGGTTCTTATACTTTTGAAGTTGCTTGGACAGCTTTTGAAACTAAAGAAGGGATTCTTGATGAAGCACTGACTATTGCTTTGGAAATCAAGATTAATTTGCCTGATTTTCCGAGTTGGGAAACATTTGCTATCAGCTTTAAAAATATTGTTAAAGTTGTTTCTGTCGCGGCATTTGCTGGTGGATTGGGGATTATTATTATTGGAGCTATACCAGAAAGTATTTCCACCGCAGTTGTTGCGGCTGTTACCGCAATATTTGTCTCTTTAGTTAAGGATATTGCATAAAAAAACCATTAATAATTTTACTGACAACTTTTGACTGTAGGAGTAATATTATCCTATAGTCTTTTTTTAAGGGGTGTTATAAATTTTGGTAGTAATTAAACTTATTTTGGAATGTTTAACAATTGCTTTAATAGTAATAGGTACATTCCGATTTAAATCAGCTGGAGATTTATCCAAACAAATGCGAGAATTTCGTCAAAGAAAGAATATTGAATTAACACAAGAAAATTTGAATCAGCAAAAAGCTTATATAAAGTTACACTCGAATAATATCTACTGGCTTGGATTGAATATTACAGTTTTTGCACTGATAATCTTGTTGATGGTATTAGGGTATGCGCTACATGATGTTTTAGTTGAAAAAGACAGTGGAGATGCAATATTTCTTTTGGAAGGAGTAATGTCATTAATTGCGACCGCCTTTGTATTCCTAAATCAGAAAATATTTTCAGATGGACAATTGATTAGAAAAAATTATATTGCTAGACATCCTGAAAATGACTTAAAGTTGTTTGTTTATCCAAATGAACTCGCTATACAGTATCAAAAGAAAAATAAAAAGGGCGCATTCTTATTTTTTGTTGCTGGTGTGATAGCAATTGTTGCGAACATAATTTAGTTAGAAAAATTGGTAATGTAATTTCGAGCTAGTTTTCTTATTGATGTATGGTATCGGTATCTTTCAACCAGCCAATATTGCCTCCATTATGCAAATCGGTGATCAGAATGAGCAGGGAAGTCTCGGTTCATTACAAAGAATGGTACAAAACATTGCCATTGCCACTGGCACAAGGTGATTTAGGTAGTGGCATCAGGATTAATTGGGACATAACCTTGATATTAGTGCTCATTATTATTTTCTTAAGTGTGTTTTTCGATAAAGAATCAGTGCTTAGGTTCTTTAAATAAGAGTAATTTACCTATTTAAAGACAAATAAGATAATATACTATAATTTAGGAATTTGAATTTATTCTGGAATATCTTTGACTGTCCTTTTATTTTCCAGAATTGCTGATTCTGTGTATTCCAAATTTTCTTTGACAGTCTATGTTTAATGCCATATTCTTAATAACGTCGACACAACTCATGATGATTTGATAAAGTCTAATTTCATTCTGTAAACGCGGATTTTCTTTAATATGTTGGCGTTTGCAGCCATGACATTCACTTTGTGTCTTCACTAAAGCATAGTCATATCAGATTTTAATAAATAACAAATTATATGTATAAATTGATCACTCACCGTTCTTGCTGATTTTTTTCTTCTGCATGATATTTTTCAATTCGATATAAAGTTACAGGTGCAATACCCAACATTCTGGCAATCTGTCTCTTCGTGAGATCAGCATTGCCAGCTTTTTTTTGATCCAATAACTTACAAGCTTCTTTGTAAATATAACGTTTTTGTCTGTTAGGAGAATCTGGACCATATTCACGGACTTTACCTTTATATTTACCCTGTTTTTTAGCAATTTCAATACCTTGGCGTTGACGTTCACGAATTGTTTCGCGTTCTTCCTGGGCGATATATTTATAAAGCTCCACGATAATATTAGTAATCAGATTGCGCAGATTAGGGTCCTCAATGCCGGCAAAGCTTGGTAAATTTAGGACATTTAACGTAGCGCCTTGATGGCGTATTGCTTCTATAATACCGGTCAAATCTTTAGAATTACGACCTAAACGATCCAGGCTAACGACAATCACTTCATCATCATCACGCAAATAGTTCAGCATTTTTTGCAGCTGGGGGCGATCAGAGTCTTTACCAGAAATTTTTTCCTGGAAGATTTTGGTCACTCCGGCACTTTTTAGTTGTTCAAGTTGGCGTGCTAGATTTTGATCTCGGGTACTAACACGAGCATAACCAATTTTAGTCATTTTTCAGTATACCTCCGGGTCACTTATATGTAACTAATAATAATGCACTTCCTAGATAGTTACAATAGGGTACACTCCAAACGCACACTTATTAGTTTTTAACCATTTTACAGTCATGTTATAACATGTTATAATTTAAAGAAAAAAGAGGTGCATAAATATGCCTGAACTAACAATACGTAGAATTGGAAATTCCACTGGTAGCATTTTCCCTAAATATCTTGGCCTAAACGAAGGAGATAAAATAGAGTACAAACAAGAGGGTCAAAAATTGATTTTAGATCTTGAATCTATAAATATCAAACGCGATCGAGA
The nucleotide sequence above comes from Liquorilactobacillus hordei DSM 19519. Encoded proteins:
- a CDS encoding recombinase family protein; the encoded protein is MTKIGYARVSTRDQNLARQLEQLKSAGVTKIFQEKISGKDSDRPQLQKMLNYLRDDDEVIVVSLDRLGRNSKDLTGIIEAIRHQGATLNVLNLPSFAGIEDPNLRNLITNIIVELYKYIAQEERETIRERQRQGIEIAKKQGKYKGKVREYGPDSPNRQKRYIYKEACKLLDQKKAGNADLTKRQIARMLGIAPVTLYRIEKYHAEEKNQQER